From Desulfuromonas soudanensis, the proteins below share one genomic window:
- a CDS encoding MtrB/PioB family outer membrane beta-barrel protein produces the protein MDRLFKQLCLPTLLITTLCSALAFADSGPGSLDEGYIEQNFTIGYRLVDTRDNPNRAAEYETNNSSVTLGAEVEAGQGPNHLSLGLDYLDQDDYRGDAHLDYKGLLRLTLFTDAFFHNLDHVPYLNRPVASTPGNPAAVPVATGPSTLIDYADADPGDHYGVKLEQYGGKFRGKHPGVPAHLNLGYWRLERSGKQQLRYVAEGSPCSTCHMRSQTRKLDRVTEEVTAGFDVHLGPVDLVYEFLNRDFRDQQPIPIDPFEGLAGQRITGDWEHDEAPDSRLTSHTIQAHTSLSGGVVGAASFTIGQRENRSNLSDVRPIKSETDFQKTAGDLTLTPFSQLTINLRYRLLDMDNDNSDTLVVDSLNVGPNNPPNTINVRENVDLTTATYEASLSYRPVRRLTLRADYKREDIHRGNTGAPFLPTLFTAFGGVHVIDPYWELPEDEVINRYKVSFFARPLDKGRLKVRGWYQYRTSDDPAYGTSIEEGHRGFAALDWLLSPRFGVNTTVRADRTAKQNQTVLQFDGSANLQAYELDRKNENQNFSAGLWFNPGKGSLITANYGYLRSKIVQDLLIGNEPSQANIEAEDVDYLQRVQTVSVGIQWQIVQKLLLRTEGRHIRSRAYFDPQFSSTFSTFSNFPPGAIAADSTGLRELTELNIEQNGLSAGFDWTLVKGWDIAGTYTYDAYDDRTNGLYEGKVQTYLANLSRSW, from the coding sequence ATGGACCGTTTATTCAAACAACTCTGCCTGCCGACCCTCTTGATCACGACCCTTTGTTCCGCCTTGGCCTTTGCCGACAGCGGCCCTGGTTCGCTCGACGAAGGGTATATCGAACAGAACTTCACCATCGGCTACCGCCTCGTTGACACTCGGGACAATCCCAACCGGGCGGCCGAATATGAAACCAACAACTCCAGCGTCACCCTTGGCGCCGAGGTCGAGGCCGGCCAGGGACCCAATCACCTCTCCCTCGGCCTCGATTACCTCGACCAGGACGATTACCGAGGGGATGCCCACCTCGACTACAAGGGGCTGCTGAGGCTGACGCTCTTCACCGACGCCTTTTTCCATAATCTCGACCACGTCCCATACCTCAACCGACCGGTCGCCAGCACGCCGGGAAACCCGGCCGCCGTACCCGTCGCGACCGGTCCCAGCACCCTGATCGATTATGCCGATGCCGATCCCGGCGACCATTACGGGGTCAAACTCGAGCAGTACGGCGGCAAATTCCGGGGGAAACACCCCGGGGTCCCCGCCCACCTCAATCTCGGCTACTGGCGTCTGGAACGCAGCGGAAAACAGCAGCTGCGCTATGTGGCCGAGGGGTCTCCCTGCTCCACCTGCCACATGAGGAGCCAGACCCGCAAACTCGACCGCGTCACCGAGGAAGTCACCGCCGGGTTCGACGTCCACCTCGGCCCCGTGGACCTGGTCTATGAATTTCTCAACCGCGACTTCCGTGACCAGCAGCCGATCCCCATCGATCCCTTCGAAGGTCTCGCGGGACAACGCATCACCGGCGACTGGGAACATGACGAAGCGCCGGACTCCCGGCTGACCTCCCACACCATCCAGGCCCACACCTCCCTCTCCGGCGGAGTCGTCGGCGCCGCCAGTTTCACCATCGGCCAGAGGGAAAACCGCTCGAATTTGAGCGACGTGCGGCCGATTAAATCAGAAACGGACTTTCAAAAAACCGCCGGCGATCTGACCCTGACCCCCTTCTCCCAACTGACCATCAATCTCCGCTATCGTCTTCTGGACATGGACAACGACAACAGCGACACCCTGGTTGTCGACAGCCTCAATGTCGGACCGAACAACCCGCCCAACACCATCAACGTCCGGGAAAACGTCGATCTGACCACGGCCACCTACGAAGCCTCCCTCAGCTATCGTCCCGTACGCAGGCTGACCCTCAGGGCGGACTATAAACGCGAGGATATTCATCGCGGCAACACCGGCGCCCCCTTCCTCCCGACTCTTTTCACCGCTTTTGGCGGTGTCCATGTGATCGACCCGTACTGGGAATTGCCGGAAGACGAAGTCATCAACCGGTACAAGGTCAGCTTTTTCGCCCGTCCCCTGGACAAGGGGCGCCTGAAGGTGCGCGGCTGGTATCAGTACCGGACCAGCGACGACCCCGCCTACGGAACCTCCATCGAGGAAGGTCACCGCGGATTCGCCGCCCTCGACTGGCTCCTTTCTCCCCGCTTCGGGGTCAACACCACCGTCCGGGCCGATCGCACCGCCAAGCAGAACCAGACCGTTCTGCAATTTGACGGCAGTGCAAATCTTCAAGCCTACGAACTGGACCGCAAAAACGAAAACCAGAATTTTTCGGCCGGCCTCTGGTTTAACCCCGGCAAAGGGTCCCTGATCACCGCCAACTACGGGTATCTGCGGAGCAAGATCGTCCAGGATCTGCTGATCGGCAACGAACCGTCCCAGGCCAACATTGAAGCCGAGGATGTCGATTACCTGCAACGGGTGCAGACGGTGTCCGTCGGCATCCAATGGCAGATCGTCCAAAAACTGCTCCTGCGGACCGAAGGGCGCCACATCCGCTCCCGGGCCTACTTCGACCCGCAATTCAGCTCCACCTTTTCGACCTTTTCCAATTTCCCCCCCGGCGCCATTGCCGCCGACTCCACCGGGCTGCGCGAGCTGACCGAGCTCAACATCGAGCAAAACGGCCTGTCGGCCGGCTTCGATTGGACCCTGGTGAAGGGTTGGGATATTGCCGGAACCTACACCTACGACGCCTACGACGACCGCACCAACGGACTCTACGAAGGAAAAGTCCAAACTTATCTGGCCAACCTGTCGAGGAGCTGGTAA
- a CDS encoding ABC transporter substrate-binding protein, giving the protein MNYKIHFLSAFFLALMLLPAVPASAGPQIVAVIIPGDLPRYGEAHAAFLKILESGGYGEDKVKVFVQKPNADRMSITNSLRRASSAGADLFITYGGAATDGAAQEAKKSVVLFADVYDPVGLGIVNTLSAPGVNRSGASSMIPMAPLLEALSAIVPGKKIGVLYSGDDKDSVLQVQEFQTLAQKLGFSLLKQDVGTPQEAAGAVGKLAGEADVLFLSNSLMIGTRTQELLALASAKKLPVISQIPGLAEQGALINLEADPDEQGKLLGVHTLQVLGGQKAFILPVRSPKKMALVINLKTAGALGLSVPAKTLAAATRVVR; this is encoded by the coding sequence ATGAACTATAAAATTCATTTTTTGTCCGCCTTCTTCCTGGCGCTCATGCTCCTCCCGGCCGTCCCGGCGAGTGCGGGGCCGCAGATCGTGGCTGTCATCATCCCCGGCGATCTCCCCCGCTACGGCGAGGCCCATGCCGCTTTCCTCAAGATCCTCGAAAGCGGCGGGTATGGCGAGGACAAGGTCAAGGTCTTTGTCCAGAAACCGAATGCGGACCGGATGTCGATTACCAACAGCCTGCGGCGGGCCTCCTCGGCCGGCGCCGACCTCTTCATCACCTACGGCGGCGCGGCGACAGACGGAGCGGCCCAGGAAGCGAAGAAATCCGTCGTCCTCTTCGCCGACGTCTATGACCCCGTCGGGCTGGGGATCGTCAATACCCTCAGCGCCCCCGGCGTCAACCGCAGCGGCGCCAGCAGCATGATCCCGATGGCGCCCCTTCTCGAGGCTCTGTCGGCCATCGTCCCGGGTAAGAAAATCGGCGTTCTCTACAGCGGCGACGACAAGGATTCGGTCCTGCAGGTCCAGGAGTTCCAGACTCTTGCCCAAAAGCTCGGTTTCTCCCTCCTCAAGCAGGATGTGGGAACCCCCCAGGAGGCAGCCGGTGCCGTCGGCAAACTGGCAGGGGAAGCCGATGTCCTCTTTCTCTCCAATAGCCTGATGATCGGCACCAGGACCCAGGAGCTCCTCGCCCTGGCTTCCGCCAAGAAACTTCCGGTGATTTCCCAGATCCCCGGCCTGGCCGAGCAGGGCGCGCTCATCAACCTGGAAGCCGATCCCGATGAACAGGGGAAGCTCCTGGGGGTCCACACCCTGCAGGTGCTCGGCGGGCAGAAGGCCTTCATCCTTCCCGTCCGTTCGCCGAAAAAGATGGCGCTGGTCATCAATCTCAAGACCGCCGGCGCCCTCGGGCTGAGTGTGCCGGCAAAAACTCTCGCCGCCGCCACCCGCGTCGTCCGCTGA
- a CDS encoding methyl-accepting chemotaxis protein has product MNTLKLRWKILLALIGLSVTPMIVTLVLISGLTDDLIQRDMSQLAERTGNFAERSTASSQRENANYIDLLCSNTDVVNATYYATLTQDVDQLSELIVQARARYDFDLLEVRGTGGGRLLRVGREGLSLDETVGADQLPASGEASSAIGAFAGRLSIIVTSPIMLQNQPIGTMVGVTLLDDGFASRLKTLSGTEVAFFNESGIVASSLAGLRDLDPGRAMDLQTVEVDGKSYALYSKPLGSEGQGVILALDRQSEQESRASIRRVLFILAAIVAALALIVGLTFSRGLIRPLTAVVDNLKEIADGEGDLTRTLAVTSQDEVGDLAITFNRFILRLREMVQRIRAVTADVNGATEKIRTSSGEVARGAASQASALEESFTAIQGIDATATAVAGKIGSLLEAAEESSAATLELGASTSEIAEQMERLFATVDEVSSSINEMSVTSQQITENVGILSSSTEVTASSIIEMDSSIKEIEENAERTNLLSEAAAKDAQRGKEAVDQTIEGIEAIRTMVDRAGTAIQELGKQSHSIGKILTVIDEVADQTGLLSLNAAIIAAQAGEHGKGFAVVASEIRNLADRTAISTREISTIIDNLQKGTRDAVAAMQAGSERVHQEASRSKETVGALDQIRTSTLNATHQVRSIVRATQEQARGSKQITNSINQIASMLGQISTAVRQQTDGTRQLAKAAEAMKEIASHVKLSTGEQTKGSKHIAENMQRIQQMVESIDSATGEQTRRNRQVIEAVSQIRHIAEANSGRAVELDQVVDALSLQAAELTREMGAFKA; this is encoded by the coding sequence ATGAACACATTGAAACTGCGCTGGAAAATTCTTCTTGCCCTTATCGGCCTCTCCGTCACCCCGATGATCGTCACGCTGGTTCTCATCTCCGGCCTGACCGACGACCTGATCCAGCGGGACATGAGCCAGCTCGCCGAGAGGACAGGTAATTTTGCCGAGCGCAGCACCGCCTCGTCGCAACGGGAGAACGCCAACTACATCGATCTTCTCTGCAGCAATACCGACGTGGTCAACGCCACCTACTACGCGACCCTGACCCAGGACGTCGACCAGCTCTCCGAACTCATCGTCCAGGCCCGCGCGCGTTACGACTTCGATCTCCTCGAGGTTCGCGGCACCGGCGGAGGGCGCCTGCTGCGCGTCGGTCGCGAGGGCCTGTCTCTCGACGAAACCGTCGGGGCGGACCAGCTCCCGGCAAGCGGCGAAGCCAGCAGTGCCATCGGCGCCTTTGCCGGCCGACTCTCGATCATCGTCACCTCCCCGATCATGCTGCAGAATCAACCCATCGGCACCATGGTCGGGGTCACCCTCCTCGATGACGGATTCGCCTCCCGCCTCAAGACCCTGAGCGGCACCGAAGTCGCCTTTTTCAACGAAAGCGGCATCGTCGCCAGCTCCCTGGCCGGCCTCAGGGACCTCGATCCGGGAAGAGCCATGGACCTGCAGACGGTGGAGGTCGACGGCAAATCCTACGCTCTCTACAGCAAACCCCTCGGCAGCGAAGGCCAGGGGGTGATTCTTGCCCTCGACCGCCAGTCCGAGCAGGAGTCCCGCGCATCGATCCGCCGGGTCCTCTTCATCCTTGCCGCTATCGTCGCCGCTCTCGCCCTGATCGTCGGGCTGACCTTCTCCCGGGGACTGATCCGGCCCCTGACGGCGGTGGTCGACAATCTCAAGGAAATCGCCGACGGCGAAGGGGATCTCACCCGCACCCTGGCCGTCACCTCCCAGGACGAGGTGGGCGATCTGGCAATCACCTTCAACCGCTTTATCCTCCGTTTGCGGGAGATGGTCCAGCGTATCCGGGCCGTGACTGCCGACGTCAACGGCGCCACGGAAAAGATCCGCACCTCCTCGGGAGAGGTGGCCAGAGGAGCCGCCAGCCAGGCCAGCGCCCTCGAAGAGTCTTTTACCGCCATCCAGGGGATCGACGCGACGGCGACGGCCGTGGCGGGAAAGATCGGCTCCCTTCTCGAGGCGGCCGAGGAAAGTTCGGCGGCAACGCTGGAGCTCGGCGCCTCGACCTCGGAAATCGCCGAGCAGATGGAGCGCCTCTTTGCCACCGTCGACGAGGTCTCCAGCAGCATCAACGAGATGTCCGTCACCAGCCAGCAGATCACCGAAAACGTCGGCATCCTCTCCTCCTCCACCGAAGTCACCGCCTCCTCGATCATCGAAATGGACTCCTCGATCAAGGAGATCGAGGAGAACGCCGAACGGACCAACCTCCTTTCGGAGGCCGCAGCCAAGGACGCCCAGCGCGGCAAGGAAGCCGTCGACCAGACCATCGAAGGGATCGAAGCGATCCGCACCATGGTCGACCGCGCCGGAACGGCGATTCAGGAACTCGGCAAGCAGTCCCACTCCATAGGCAAGATCCTCACCGTCATCGACGAAGTCGCCGACCAGACCGGGCTCCTCTCCCTCAATGCGGCGATTATTGCCGCCCAGGCCGGCGAGCACGGCAAGGGCTTCGCCGTGGTCGCCAGCGAAATCCGCAATCTCGCCGACCGTACGGCGATTTCGACGCGGGAGATCTCCACCATCATCGACAACCTCCAGAAGGGAACCCGCGACGCCGTGGCGGCGATGCAGGCGGGGAGCGAACGGGTCCACCAGGAGGCCTCCCGCAGCAAGGAGACGGTCGGCGCACTCGATCAGATTCGCACCAGTACCCTCAACGCCACTCACCAGGTCCGCAGCATCGTCCGGGCGACCCAGGAACAGGCCCGGGGGAGCAAGCAGATCACCAATTCGATCAACCAGATCGCATCGATGCTCGGCCAGATCTCCACCGCCGTCCGCCAGCAGACCGACGGTACCCGGCAGCTGGCCAAAGCCGCCGAGGCGATGAAGGAGATCGCCTCCCACGTCAAGCTCAGCACCGGCGAGCAAACCAAGGGGAGCAAGCATATCGCCGAAAACATGCAGAGGATCCAGCAGATGGTCGAGTCCATCGACAGCGCCACCGGCGAGCAGACCCGCCGCAACCGCCAGGTCATCGAGGCGGTCTCGCAGATCCGGCACATCGCCGAGGCCAACAGCGGCCGGGCCGTCGAACTCGACCAGGTGGTCGACGCCCTCTCCCTGCAGGCGGCCGAACTCACCCGGGAAATGGGCGCCTTCAAGGCCTGA
- a CDS encoding trans-sulfuration enzyme family protein: MTRTLRTATLLVHQGRDRDPATGAAVVPIYPASTYHHTAGKPGEYDYARSGNPSRDQVEEAIALLEGGVRGFAYPSGMAAIGSALALLKSGDHLIAPDDLYGGSYRYLSTVLPQQGIEASFVDVTDLEAVAAAIRPRTRAIFLETPSNPLFKITDLRGIAALARERGLLTLLDNTFMTPLLQRPLDLGIDIAIHSATKFLGGHSDLLAGLATTADPEIARRLKFFHNAFGAVLSPFDSFLLSRGIKTLKLRLEAGQQGAQILAERLQAHPAVARVYYPGLEGFAGRDLHFSQAAGAGAVLSFELKERKGIVPLLERVQLPIIAPSLGGVETILTHCWSMSHAAIPASVKEQLGIRETLVRISTGIEDPEDLWDDLEAALAP; encoded by the coding sequence ATGACCAGAACACTGCGCACCGCAACCCTCCTCGTGCACCAGGGGCGCGACCGCGACCCGGCCACCGGCGCCGCCGTCGTCCCCATCTATCCCGCCTCGACCTATCATCACACCGCCGGAAAACCGGGGGAGTACGACTACGCCCGCAGCGGCAACCCGAGTCGCGACCAGGTCGAAGAGGCGATCGCTCTCCTCGAGGGGGGTGTCCGGGGCTTTGCCTACCCTTCGGGGATGGCGGCCATCGGCAGCGCCCTGGCTCTGCTCAAGAGCGGCGATCACCTGATCGCCCCCGACGACCTCTACGGCGGGTCCTACCGCTATCTCTCCACGGTCCTTCCCCAACAGGGGATCGAAGCGAGTTTCGTCGACGTCACCGACCTCGAGGCCGTCGCCGCCGCCATCCGCCCCCGGACCCGGGCGATCTTTCTCGAAACCCCCTCCAACCCCCTCTTCAAGATCACCGACCTGCGGGGAATCGCCGCCCTGGCCCGGGAGAGGGGTCTGCTCACCCTTCTCGACAACACCTTCATGACGCCGCTGCTGCAGCGCCCGCTCGATCTCGGCATCGACATCGCCATCCACAGCGCCACCAAATTTCTCGGCGGCCACAGCGACCTTCTCGCCGGCCTGGCGACCACCGCCGACCCCGAAATCGCCCGGCGTCTCAAATTTTTTCACAACGCCTTCGGCGCCGTCCTCTCCCCCTTCGACTCCTTTCTCCTTTCCCGGGGGATCAAGACCCTCAAGCTGCGCCTCGAGGCCGGACAGCAGGGAGCCCAGATCCTCGCCGAGCGCCTTCAGGCGCATCCGGCGGTGGCCCGCGTCTATTATCCGGGGCTTGAGGGATTTGCCGGCCGGGATCTCCATTTTTCCCAGGCCGCCGGCGCCGGCGCCGTCCTCTCCTTCGAACTCAAGGAGCGAAAGGGGATCGTCCCGCTCCTGGAGAGGGTGCAGCTGCCGATCATCGCCCCGAGCCTCGGCGGGGTCGAAACGATCCTCACCCACTGCTGGTCCATGTCCCACGCCGCCATTCCGGCCTCGGTCAAAGAACAGCTAGGTATCCGCGAGACGCTGGTGCGGATTTCGACGGGAATCGAGGACCCCGAGGATCTCTGGGACGATCTCGAGGCCGCCCTCGCTCCGTGA
- the metX gene encoding homoserine O-acetyltransferase MetX has translation MNGSVGIVKTEYAEFDVELQLESGRLLGPVTLAYETYGTLNAERSNAILVTHAWTGDAHAAGRYHEDDRKSGWWDDMIGPGKVLDTERYFVVCSNVIGSCKGSTGPTSINPRTDKPYNLAFPVVMVRDMVRAQKLLVDRLGLPSLLTVIGGSMGAMQALEWGILYPEMVRSIIPIAGTGRTSPMSISLNAVARQAIFNDPMWKKGNYRPEHPPADGLALARAVGHISFLSDASMHLKFGRRFSARDGMFDFFGQFEVERYLEYNGASFVERFDTNAFLYLAKALDLYDAAWNFDGLEDALDHLRCPSLWFAFTSDWLYPPQQTEQVTEILARLGKSVAYHLIDSDYGHDSFLVEPEKFTPFIVAFLDRLG, from the coding sequence TTGAACGGATCCGTCGGTATCGTCAAAACCGAATACGCCGAGTTCGACGTCGAACTGCAGCTCGAGAGCGGCCGCCTTCTCGGGCCGGTCACCCTCGCCTACGAGACCTACGGCACCCTCAATGCCGAGCGCAGCAACGCCATCCTGGTGACCCACGCCTGGACCGGCGATGCCCACGCCGCCGGGCGCTACCATGAGGATGACCGCAAGTCCGGCTGGTGGGACGACATGATCGGCCCCGGCAAGGTCCTCGACACCGAGCGTTATTTCGTTGTCTGTTCCAACGTCATCGGCTCCTGCAAGGGGTCCACCGGACCGACGAGCATCAATCCCCGCACCGACAAACCGTATAATCTCGCCTTTCCCGTCGTCATGGTCCGCGACATGGTGCGCGCCCAGAAGCTCCTCGTCGACCGCCTCGGCCTCCCTTCGCTCCTCACCGTCATCGGCGGCAGCATGGGAGCGATGCAGGCCCTCGAGTGGGGGATACTCTATCCGGAGATGGTCCGCTCCATCATCCCCATCGCCGGCACCGGGCGCACCTCGCCCATGTCCATCTCCCTCAACGCCGTGGCCCGCCAGGCGATCTTCAACGATCCGATGTGGAAGAAGGGGAACTACCGCCCCGAGCACCCTCCGGCCGACGGACTCGCCCTGGCCCGCGCCGTAGGGCACATCTCCTTCCTCTCCGACGCCTCCATGCACCTCAAGTTCGGCCGCCGCTTCTCCGCCCGCGACGGGATGTTCGACTTCTTCGGCCAGTTCGAGGTCGAGCGCTATCTCGAGTACAACGGCGCCAGCTTCGTCGAGCGCTTCGACACCAACGCCTTTCTTTACCTGGCCAAGGCTCTCGACCTCTACGACGCGGCCTGGAATTTTGACGGTCTCGAGGACGCCCTGGACCACCTCCGGTGCCCGTCCCTGTGGTTCGCCTTCACCTCCGACTGGCTCTATCCGCCGCAGCAGACCGAACAGGTCACGGAGATCCTTGCCCGCCTCGGCAAATCCGTCGCCTACCACCTGATCGATTCGGACTACGGTCACGACTCCTTCCTCGTCGAACCGGAGAAGTTCACCCCCTTCATCGTCGCCTTTCTCGATCGACTCGGCTAA
- the mnmH gene encoding tRNA 2-selenouridine(34) synthase MnmH: protein MSHLTIDLHQALALRDLGALLIDARSPAEFAEGTIPGAVNVPIFDDAERARVGTLYKVEGKRAAKRLAVELVAPRLPAMIARIEEALAGRRPPVVVFCWRGGMRSRALTTFLDFAGIPARQLIGGHKAFRAEVRSFFEEGRWGRLLVLRGLTGVGKTRLLLRLREEGYPVIDLEGLAHHRGSAFGGLGLQNQPTQKTFETRLWEALRQVPADGYALAEGESKHIGRLVVPPRVFESLQQETTLWINASLDYRVQVTLDDYPAVDDLKPSFIAPLNALRQRLGAETVERLLGLLEAGRWQELVRDLMVLYYDPLYRHTRPERRIEIDIEPEEEGVRRLRTAIEAVLKGTL from the coding sequence ATGTCCCACCTGACCATCGATCTCCACCAGGCCCTTGCCCTGCGCGACCTCGGCGCACTCCTCATCGACGCCCGCAGTCCGGCGGAATTTGCCGAGGGGACCATCCCCGGCGCCGTCAATGTGCCGATCTTCGACGATGCCGAGCGGGCGCGTGTCGGGACCCTGTACAAGGTCGAGGGGAAGCGGGCGGCAAAGCGCCTCGCCGTGGAACTGGTGGCGCCCCGTCTTCCGGCGATGATCGCCCGGATCGAGGAGGCCCTGGCGGGACGGCGTCCTCCGGTGGTGGTCTTCTGCTGGCGTGGGGGGATGCGCAGCCGCGCCCTGACCACTTTTCTCGACTTCGCCGGAATTCCCGCCCGCCAGCTCATCGGCGGACACAAGGCCTTTCGCGCCGAGGTGCGCTCCTTTTTCGAGGAGGGGCGCTGGGGACGGCTTCTGGTGCTGCGGGGGCTCACCGGGGTCGGCAAGACCCGGCTGCTGCTGCGCCTGCGGGAGGAAGGGTACCCGGTCATCGATCTCGAGGGGCTGGCCCATCACCGCGGCAGCGCCTTCGGAGGCCTCGGCCTGCAGAACCAGCCGACGCAGAAGACCTTCGAAACCCGGCTGTGGGAGGCCCTGCGGCAGGTCCCCGCGGACGGCTATGCCCTGGCCGAAGGGGAGAGCAAGCACATCGGTCGTCTGGTCGTCCCCCCCCGCGTCTTCGAGTCCCTGCAGCAGGAGACGACCCTCTGGATCAACGCCTCCCTCGACTACCGGGTGCAGGTCACCCTCGACGACTATCCCGCCGTCGACGATCTCAAGCCGTCCTTCATTGCTCCGCTCAACGCCCTGCGTCAGCGCCTCGGCGCCGAGACCGTCGAGCGTCTCCTTGGGCTCCTCGAAGCCGGGCGCTGGCAGGAGCTTGTGCGCGACCTGATGGTCCTCTACTATGACCCCCTCTATCGGCACACCCGCCCCGAGCGGCGCATCGAGATCGACATCGAACCGGAGGAGGAAGGGGTGCGGCGACTGCGCACGGCGATCGAAGCGGTCCTCAAGGGGACGCTCTGA
- a CDS encoding response regulator, whose protein sequence is MSNAILLVDDEANVLKALQRALIDEDWEVQTASSGEEALALLKEVRFKVVVSDERMPGMTGSEFLSLASLRAPETVRIMLTGHASLDGAMRAVNGGEIYRFLIKPWNDVELRMAIRSGIERYDMDMENRRLLSQVRGEEYRLKQAERLQPGVTVPEKNADGSFRVEELSEGEIKDLLRDCGVGTPEEGG, encoded by the coding sequence ATGAGCAATGCCATTCTACTCGTCGATGACGAGGCAAACGTACTCAAGGCACTGCAGCGGGCACTGATCGACGAGGATTGGGAGGTGCAGACGGCCAGCAGCGGCGAGGAGGCCCTGGCACTCCTCAAGGAGGTGCGATTCAAGGTGGTCGTCTCCGATGAGCGGATGCCCGGCATGACCGGTTCGGAATTTCTGTCCCTGGCCAGCTTGCGCGCCCCGGAAACGGTGCGGATCATGCTGACCGGTCATGCCAGTCTCGACGGGGCGATGCGGGCGGTCAACGGCGGAGAGATCTACCGTTTTCTCATCAAGCCGTGGAACGACGTGGAACTGCGCATGGCAATCCGTTCGGGGATCGAACGGTACGATATGGACATGGAAAACCGTCGGTTGCTGTCGCAGGTGCGGGGGGAGGAATATCGGTTGAAGCAGGCCGAAAGGCTTCAGCCGGGGGTCACCGTTCCGGAGAAGAATGCCGACGGCAGCTTCAGGGTCGAGGAGCTCTCCGAGGGGGAGATCAAGGACCTGCTGCGCGACTGCGGTGTCGGCACCCCGGAGGAGGGTGGATAA
- a CDS encoding HD domain-containing phosphohydrolase, translating to MVPEAVLFVDDEEKILNSLERLFLDDDFEFLRASSGAAALELIQQRPVAMVVSDHCMPGMNGIELLSRVRGLSPETVRVLMTAHADLATAVAAINQGEIFRFLSKPWDDAELKGVVIDGLFRYRLAGSMRSRDDSTLRSLGQMVELKDPYTKGHCDRVADYAQRIASVLPLEGEALKEIRYGSWLHDCGKVGVPEEILNFPGPLNPQQYSLVKNHSQWGAEVALQARLAPAVVNIIRHHHERYDGKGYPWALAGKAIPLEARIVSIADVFDAMTSDRPYQRKLSFGGAMEMLERLRGTSLDPELTGAFLDILRRDEDFRDGDDRVAGQG from the coding sequence ATGGTGCCTGAGGCCGTCCTCTTCGTCGATGACGAGGAAAAGATTCTGAACTCCCTGGAGCGGCTGTTCCTCGACGATGATTTCGAGTTTCTCCGGGCGAGCAGCGGCGCTGCGGCGCTCGAGCTGATACAGCAGCGTCCCGTCGCCATGGTGGTCTCCGATCACTGCATGCCGGGGATGAACGGGATCGAGCTGCTCTCCCGGGTGCGGGGCCTTTCCCCGGAGACGGTGCGGGTGCTGATGACGGCCCATGCCGATCTGGCGACGGCGGTGGCGGCCATCAACCAGGGGGAAATATTCCGCTTTCTCTCCAAGCCCTGGGACGATGCGGAGCTGAAGGGGGTGGTCATCGACGGGCTCTTTCGCTACCGGCTCGCCGGCTCCATGCGCAGCCGCGACGATTCGACCCTCCGTTCCCTGGGGCAGATGGTCGAGCTCAAGGATCCCTATACCAAGGGACATTGCGACCGGGTGGCAGACTACGCCCAGCGAATTGCCTCTGTCCTCCCCCTGGAGGGTGAGGCGTTGAAGGAGATCCGCTACGGCAGCTGGCTGCATGACTGCGGCAAGGTGGGGGTGCCGGAAGAAATCCTCAATTTCCCCGGGCCCCTGAATCCCCAGCAATACTCCCTGGTGAAGAACCATTCCCAGTGGGGAGCCGAGGTCGCCCTGCAGGCGCGCCTGGCTCCGGCGGTGGTCAACATCATCAGGCATCACCATGAGCGCTACGACGGCAAGGGGTATCCCTGGGCCCTCGCCGGGAAAGCCATTCCTCTTGAGGCGCGGATCGTTTCCATCGCCGATGTCTTCGACGCCATGACCAGCGATCGCCCCTATCAACGGAAGCTCTCCTTCGGGGGGGCGATGGAGATGCTCGAAAGACTGCGCGGCACATCCCTCGATCCGGAATTGACCGGAGCCTTTCTCGATATCCTCAGAAGAGACGAAGATTTCCGGGACGGGGATGACAGGGTCGCAGGACAGGGATGA